Proteins encoded within one genomic window of Empedobacter falsenii:
- a CDS encoding SRPBCC family protein produces the protein MSAKPVEIVEIFDVSIDKVWNALTTKAAFDKWYFDIEKFVPEVGFEFEFYGGSYLHHCKIVEVEPTKLLAYTWKYPVYEGNSVVTFILDELTDEIVPQTKLTLIHEGIETFPPDDKNFSRESFEAGWTEIIRISLKNYLEGNYEEDSKVE, from the coding sequence ATGAGTGCAAAGCCTGTAGAAATAGTAGAAATTTTTGATGTTTCAATTGACAAAGTGTGGAATGCCTTAACAACAAAAGCTGCTTTTGATAAATGGTATTTTGATATTGAGAAGTTTGTTCCAGAAGTTGGATTTGAGTTTGAATTTTATGGCGGATCGTATTTACATCACTGTAAAATAGTAGAAGTAGAGCCGACTAAATTGTTAGCTTATACATGGAAATATCCTGTCTACGAAGGAAATTCTGTTGTTACATTTATTTTGGATGAATTAACAGATGAAATTGTTCCGCAAACAAAATTAACGTTGATTCATGAAGGAATTGAAACTTTTCCGCCTGATGATAAAAATTTCTCGCGCGAAAGTTTTGAAGCTGGTTGGACAGAAATTATCCGAATTAGTTTGAAAAATTATTTGGAAGGAAATTATGAAGAAGATTCGAAAGTCGAATAA